Proteins from a genomic interval of Oharaeibacter diazotrophicus:
- the trxB gene encoding thioredoxin-disulfide reductase — MAHHRSKVLIVGSGPAGYTAAIYAARAMLEPILVSGLQQGGQLTITTDVENYPGFAEPIQGPWLMDQMRAQAEHMGTRLVADHVVKAEIAGGGPFRLVGDSGDTYAGDALIVATGAQARWLGLPSEETFKGFGVSACATCDGFFYRGKHVLVVGGGNTAVEEALYLTHHAAKVTLIHRRDHFRAERVMQQRLFDNPKIEVIWNTALDEVLGTRGFPPSVNGARLRNVATGATSEIAVDGIFVAIGHAPAVELFKDQLRLKPSGYLWTEPGSTRTSVPGVFAAGDVADEVFRQAVTAAGMGCMAALEAERWLAETAFREAAE; from the coding sequence ATGGCGCACCACCGGTCCAAGGTCCTGATCGTCGGCTCCGGTCCGGCGGGCTACACCGCCGCGATCTACGCCGCCCGCGCCATGCTGGAGCCGATCCTGGTCTCCGGTCTGCAGCAGGGCGGCCAGCTGACGATCACCACCGACGTCGAGAACTACCCGGGCTTCGCCGAGCCGATCCAGGGCCCCTGGCTGATGGACCAGATGCGCGCCCAGGCCGAGCACATGGGCACGCGCCTCGTCGCCGACCACGTCGTCAAGGCCGAGATCGCCGGCGGCGGACCGTTCCGCCTCGTCGGCGACAGCGGCGACACCTATGCCGGCGACGCGCTGATCGTCGCCACCGGTGCCCAGGCGCGCTGGCTCGGCCTGCCCTCGGAGGAGACCTTCAAGGGGTTCGGCGTCTCGGCCTGCGCCACCTGCGACGGCTTCTTCTACCGTGGCAAGCACGTACTGGTCGTCGGCGGCGGCAACACCGCGGTCGAGGAGGCGCTCTATCTCACCCACCACGCCGCCAAGGTGACGCTGATCCACCGCCGCGACCACTTCCGCGCCGAGCGGGTGATGCAGCAGCGCCTGTTCGACAACCCGAAGATCGAGGTGATCTGGAACACCGCGCTCGACGAGGTGCTCGGCACCCGCGGCTTCCCGCCGTCGGTCAACGGTGCGCGGCTCCGCAACGTCGCCACCGGCGCGACGAGCGAGATCGCCGTCGACGGCATCTTCGTCGCGATCGGCCACGCTCCCGCCGTGGAATTGTTCAAGGATCAGCTGCGCCTGAAGCCGTCGGGCTACCTCTGGACCGAGCCGGGCAGCACCCGGACGTCGGTTCCGGGCGTCTTCGCCGCCGGCGACGTCGCCGACGAGGTGTTCCGGCAGGCGGTCACCGCCGCCGGCATGGGCTGCATGGCCGCGCTCGAGGCCGAGCGCTGGCTGGCCGAGACCGCCTTCCGCGAGGCGGCCGAATGA
- a CDS encoding Lrp/AsnC family transcriptional regulator: MKVRLDAIDWKILKELQSDGRMTNVELARRVGISAPPCLRRVRALEEAGVITGYRALLDEKMVGWDITMFAMVGLASQAEADLVAFEERVRSWPIVRECWMLSGDVDFILKCVAPDLKTFQAFVIEELTKAPNVGAVRTSLTLRQVKNEPVVPIP; encoded by the coding sequence TTGAAAGTCCGCCTCGACGCCATCGACTGGAAGATCCTGAAGGAACTCCAGAGCGACGGGCGCATGACCAACGTCGAGCTGGCCCGCCGGGTCGGCATTTCGGCGCCGCCGTGCCTGCGCCGGGTCCGGGCGCTCGAGGAAGCCGGCGTCATCACCGGCTACCGGGCGTTGCTCGACGAGAAGATGGTGGGCTGGGACATCACCATGTTCGCCATGGTCGGGCTCGCCTCCCAGGCCGAGGCCGACCTCGTCGCCTTCGAGGAGCGCGTGCGCTCTTGGCCGATCGTGCGCGAGTGCTGGATGCTGTCCGGCGACGTCGACTTCATCCTGAAATGCGTCGCGCCCGACCTCAAGACCTTCCAGGCCTTCGTGATCGAGGAACTGACCAAGGCGCCGAATGTCGGCGCCGTGCGCACCAGCCTGACGCTGCGCCAGGTCAAGAACGAGCCGGTGGTGCCGATCCCGTGA
- a CDS encoding mitochondrial fission ELM1 family protein, with translation MTAPAVPRSLWILTDGKAGDVGPLAGVAEALGIAPELRTVRPTGLCALLAPHGPIPARDRPDWPGSPLAPPFPDVCLATGRRAVPYARALKRAAPDCLVVVFKDPRTRRHGADLLVVQAHDAPRGPDVVVTVTAPHRFSAARIAALRADPPADLAGLPRPRVAVLVGGDSRHHRFDAAATAALVGGLAALADGGAGLMITTSRRTPPALVAALTELSARPGVRLWTGGPDNPLPAYLALADSVVVTADSTNMVGEAAATGAPLHVFRPPGGHPRIDRFLAALGRVATLRPFPGPLGGASYPPVDATPAMAEAIRARFAALRMGLTGSAPPARS, from the coding sequence GTGACCGCGCCGGCGGTGCCACGCAGCCTCTGGATCCTCACCGACGGCAAGGCAGGCGACGTCGGCCCGCTCGCCGGTGTCGCCGAGGCGCTCGGGATCGCGCCGGAGCTGCGCACCGTTCGGCCGACCGGCCTTTGCGCCCTCCTCGCGCCGCATGGCCCGATCCCGGCCCGCGATCGGCCGGACTGGCCGGGCAGCCCGCTCGCCCCGCCCTTCCCGGACGTCTGCCTCGCCACCGGCCGACGCGCCGTGCCCTACGCCCGCGCCCTGAAGCGCGCCGCGCCGGACTGCCTCGTCGTGGTGTTCAAGGATCCGCGCACCCGCCGCCACGGCGCCGACCTCCTGGTGGTGCAGGCGCACGACGCCCCGCGCGGGCCGGACGTCGTCGTCACCGTCACGGCGCCGCACCGCTTCTCGGCGGCGCGGATCGCGGCGCTCCGTGCGGATCCGCCCGCCGACCTCGCCGGCCTGCCGCGCCCGCGCGTCGCCGTGCTCGTCGGCGGCGACAGCCGCCACCACCGCTTCGACGCCGCCGCGACCGCCGCCCTCGTCGGCGGCCTCGCCGCGCTCGCCGACGGCGGCGCCGGTCTGATGATCACGACGTCGCGGCGGACGCCGCCGGCCCTCGTCGCGGCGCTGACGGAGCTTTCGGCCCGGCCCGGCGTGCGGCTGTGGACCGGCGGCCCGGACAATCCGCTGCCGGCCTATCTGGCGCTCGCCGACTCGGTGGTCGTCACCGCCGATTCCACCAACATGGTCGGCGAGGCCGCCGCCACCGGCGCGCCGCTGCACGTGTTCCGCCCGCCCGGCGGCCATCCGCGGATCGACCGCTTCCTCGCGGCGCTCGGCAGGGTCGCGACGTTGCGGCCGTTCCCCGGTCCGCTCGGCGGCGCGTCCTATCCGCCGGTCGACGCCACGCCCGCGATGGCCGAGGCCATCCGGGCGCGCTTCGCGGCGCTACGGATGGGTCTCACGGGATCGGCACCACCGGCTCGTTCTTGA
- a CDS encoding glycosyltransferase family 4 protein, with protein sequence MTPRVLQLLPALGDGGVERSTVEMADHLADLGAPGLVASAGGDLVAELARSGTRHVTLPVGAKNPLTALGAAVRLARVIDEAAVDVLHARSRMPAWVALAARRLSRRRPAFVSTFHGVYGHRGALKRAYNAGMLRGPLVIANSGFIRDHLVSVYGVAPERIVVAPRGIDPARFDPAHHGDAARAALRKVLGVPEGAAMLVLVGRLSRWKGHMTLVRALAALRTTRSWRAVFVGGETSGALRGELTAAAAEHGIAERIVFAGSRRDVPAILATADLAFSVSTEPEAFGRAAIEASAMARPVIAAAHGGSLETVLPGRTGWLVPPGDPEALAAAVDEALADPARAAALGAAGRAFVLAEFTTRRTVEREAAVYRRLTEPAR encoded by the coding sequence GTGACGCCACGTGTCCTCCAGCTCCTGCCCGCGCTCGGTGACGGCGGCGTCGAACGCAGCACCGTCGAGATGGCCGACCATCTCGCCGACCTCGGCGCGCCCGGACTCGTCGCGAGCGCCGGCGGCGACCTCGTCGCCGAACTCGCCCGCAGCGGTACCCGCCACGTCACCCTGCCGGTCGGCGCCAAGAATCCGCTGACCGCCCTCGGCGCCGCGGTCCGGCTCGCCCGCGTGATCGACGAAGCGGCCGTCGACGTCCTGCACGCCCGCAGCCGGATGCCGGCCTGGGTGGCGCTCGCCGCCCGCCGGCTGTCGCGGCGCCGGCCGGCGTTCGTCTCGACCTTCCACGGCGTCTACGGCCACCGCGGCGCCCTCAAGCGCGCCTACAACGCCGGCATGCTGCGCGGTCCGCTGGTGATCGCCAACTCCGGCTTCATCCGCGACCACCTCGTCTCCGTCTACGGCGTCGCGCCCGAACGCATCGTGGTCGCCCCGCGCGGCATCGACCCCGCTCGCTTCGATCCCGCCCACCACGGCGACGCCGCCCGGGCGGCGCTGCGCAAGGTACTCGGCGTGCCCGAGGGTGCCGCGATGCTGGTGCTGGTCGGCCGGCTCAGCCGGTGGAAAGGGCACATGACGCTGGTGCGGGCGCTCGCCGCCCTCCGCACGACGCGGTCGTGGCGCGCCGTCTTCGTCGGCGGCGAGACCAGCGGCGCGCTCCGCGGCGAGCTGACCGCCGCGGCGGCCGAACACGGCATCGCCGAGCGCATCGTCTTCGCCGGCAGCCGCCGCGACGTGCCGGCGATCCTCGCCACCGCCGACCTCGCCTTCTCGGTCTCCACCGAACCCGAGGCCTTCGGCCGTGCCGCCATCGAAGCCTCCGCGATGGCGCGACCGGTGATCGCCGCCGCCCACGGCGGCAGCCTCGAGACCGTGCTGCCCGGCCGGACCGGCTGGCTGGTGCCGCCGGGCGATCCCGAGGCGCTCGCCGCCGCCGTCGACGAGGCGCTCGCCGATCCCGCCCGCGCCGCCGCGCTCGGCGCCGCCGGCCGCGCCTTCGTGCTCGCCGAGTTCACCACCAGACGCACCGTCGAGCGCGAGGCCGCGGTCTACCGCCGCCTGACGGAGCCGGCGCGGTGA
- a CDS encoding glycosyltransferase family 4 protein, with protein MLVVVTQCFPPAVGGIEGLMGGLARELAAAGETVVVLADGRPGEVDRAGAFAVERFAGPRPLRRLLKAWRLRRLLATGTVGAVYADSWKSVETAALLGRPRSSEMICFAHGSEYPAAPGPRKRRRIVAALGRTTRILANSRFTARRVAALLGDDPRLEVRALPIEPTVEPDAADVAAAAALWGGAGPRILTVARLEPRKGIDVTIAAVARLAGRFPDLRYVVAGGGEDGARLERLAAEAGLGERVVFAGRIGDGLKTALYRGADLFAMPNRTVGASEEGFGLVFVEAGLAGLPAVGGVAGGAADAVEDGVTGRLVDGSDAAAVAAAIGDLLGDPALAARMGAAARVKAEGHLWPALIGRFLSDAAARADRPSAAPRTS; from the coding sequence GTGCTGGTCGTCGTCACACAGTGCTTTCCGCCAGCGGTCGGCGGCATCGAGGGCCTGATGGGCGGCCTCGCCCGCGAACTCGCGGCGGCGGGCGAGACCGTGGTGGTGCTCGCCGACGGTCGGCCGGGTGAGGTCGATCGCGCCGGCGCGTTCGCGGTCGAGCGTTTCGCCGGTCCGCGGCCGCTGCGCCGGCTGCTGAAGGCCTGGCGGCTCCGTCGCCTGCTGGCGACGGGCACCGTCGGCGCCGTCTACGCCGACAGCTGGAAGAGCGTCGAGACCGCCGCGCTGCTCGGCCGGCCGCGGTCCTCCGAGATGATTTGTTTCGCGCATGGTTCGGAGTATCCCGCCGCCCCGGGCCCGCGCAAGCGCCGACGCATCGTCGCGGCGCTCGGCCGGACGACCCGCATCCTCGCCAACTCGCGCTTCACCGCGCGGCGCGTCGCGGCACTCCTCGGCGACGACCCTCGGCTCGAGGTCAGGGCACTGCCGATCGAACCGACGGTGGAGCCGGACGCAGCGGACGTAGCGGCCGCGGCGGCGCTGTGGGGCGGGGCCGGACCGCGGATCCTCACGGTGGCCCGGCTCGAACCGCGCAAGGGCATCGACGTCACCATCGCGGCCGTCGCCCGACTGGCGGGACGCTTCCCGGACCTCCGCTACGTGGTGGCCGGCGGCGGCGAGGACGGGGCGCGCCTCGAGCGGCTCGCCGCGGAGGCCGGGCTCGGCGAGCGCGTCGTGTTCGCCGGGCGCATCGGCGACGGGCTCAAGACCGCGCTCTACCGCGGCGCCGATCTGTTCGCGATGCCGAACCGCACGGTCGGGGCGTCGGAGGAGGGATTCGGGCTGGTGTTCGTCGAGGCCGGGCTGGCCGGCCTGCCGGCCGTCGGCGGTGTGGCGGGCGGTGCCGCCGACGCGGTCGAGGACGGCGTCACCGGGCGCCTCGTCGACGGCTCCGACGCGGCGGCGGTCGCGGCCGCGATCGGCGATCTGCTCGGCGATCCGGCCCTGGCGGCGCGGATGGGCGCGGCGGCACGGGTGAAGGCGGAGGGCCATCTCTGGCCCGCGCTGATCGGGCGCTTTCTCAGCGACGCCGCGGCCCGGGCGGATCGGCCATCCGCAGCGCCTCGTACATCTTGA
- a CDS encoding glycosyltransferase family 2 protein codes for MSDQTTDRTTGAAATPPLSCYIRTKNEAGRIGEVVRAALACADEVVVVDSGSTDDTVALAEAAGARVVSVPWRGNGGQKRAGEELCRNDWLLDLDADEIVSDELAAEIRALFAAGPPARPVYELTLVTVPPTGEVWSTFVLAHRRKLYDRRVVRMPDHPAWDQLELGRGAAVGRLGGPVYHHSFRDFEHVVAKLNRISTVRARETRPRSRAELAARVLFALPFYFLKHLVQRQLWRAGVYGVALAGISAFGRWLRDVKMYEALRMADPPGPRRR; via the coding sequence GTGAGCGACCAGACGACCGACCGGACCACCGGCGCCGCGGCGACGCCGCCGCTGTCCTGCTACATCCGCACCAAGAACGAAGCCGGGCGCATCGGGGAGGTCGTGCGCGCCGCCCTCGCCTGCGCCGACGAAGTCGTGGTGGTCGACAGCGGCTCGACCGACGACACCGTGGCGCTCGCCGAGGCGGCCGGAGCGCGGGTGGTGTCGGTGCCCTGGCGCGGCAACGGCGGCCAGAAGCGCGCCGGCGAGGAGCTCTGCCGCAACGACTGGCTGCTCGACCTCGACGCCGACGAAATCGTCTCCGACGAGCTCGCCGCCGAGATCCGTGCCCTGTTCGCCGCGGGCCCGCCGGCGCGGCCGGTCTACGAGCTGACCCTGGTCACCGTGCCGCCCACCGGCGAGGTGTGGTCGACCTTCGTGCTGGCGCATCGCCGCAAGCTCTACGACCGCCGCGTCGTCCGCATGCCCGACCATCCCGCCTGGGATCAGCTCGAACTCGGCCGTGGCGCCGCGGTCGGCCGCCTCGGCGGGCCCGTCTACCACCACTCCTTCCGCGACTTCGAGCACGTCGTCGCCAAGCTCAACCGGATCAGCACGGTCCGCGCCCGCGAGACCCGACCGCGCAGTCGCGCCGAACTCGCCGCGCGCGTGCTGTTCGCCCTGCCGTTCTATTTCCTGAAGCACCTGGTGCAGCGCCAGCTCTGGCGCGCCGGTGTCTACGGCGTCGCCCTCGCCGGCATCTCGGCCTTCGGCCGCTGGCTGCGCGACGTCAAGATGTACGAGGCGCTGCGGATGGCCGATCCGCCCGGGCCGCGGCGTCGCTGA
- a CDS encoding glycosyltransferase, whose translation MPSPSPSVDFEVVVTSCGRFDLLRESLESLIAHLDVAPRRILVIEDSGDAGVHAALSGLDGPFEVVVNPRRLGQMASIDKAYAMLSAPYVFHTEDDWLFERSGFVAESAALLEARADYSMIGLRPRSELNPLIRDMPEETIAGVRHFALDPTRHPEYFSHSFNPGLRRLADARAIGPFDRLGGEEDVSYAFKQRGFRIANLAVPACRHIGDDRHVDDPTKPRKARTLGERLARSLRKRWKRLKRRFGGA comes from the coding sequence ATGCCGTCGCCGAGCCCGTCAGTCGATTTCGAGGTGGTGGTCACCAGCTGCGGCCGCTTCGATCTCTTGCGCGAAAGCCTGGAGTCGCTGATTGCCCATCTCGACGTGGCGCCGCGCCGGATCCTGGTGATCGAGGATTCCGGCGACGCCGGCGTCCACGCCGCGCTCTCCGGCCTCGACGGTCCGTTCGAGGTGGTGGTCAATCCGCGCCGGCTCGGCCAGATGGCATCGATCGACAAGGCCTACGCCATGCTGTCGGCGCCCTACGTATTCCACACGGAGGACGACTGGCTGTTCGAGCGCTCGGGCTTCGTGGCGGAATCGGCGGCGCTGCTGGAGGCGCGGGCCGACTACAGCATGATCGGCCTCCGGCCGCGGTCCGAACTCAACCCGCTGATCCGCGACATGCCGGAGGAGACGATCGCCGGCGTCCGCCACTTCGCGCTCGATCCGACCCGGCACCCGGAATACTTCAGCCACTCGTTCAACCCGGGCCTGCGCCGGCTCGCCGACGCGCGCGCGATCGGTCCGTTCGACCGGCTCGGTGGCGAGGAGGACGTCTCCTACGCCTTCAAGCAGCGCGGCTTCCGCATCGCCAACCTCGCGGTGCCCGCCTGCCGCCACATCGGCGACGACCGCCACGTCGACGATCCCACCAAGCCCCGCAAGGCCCGCACGCTCGGCGAGCGGCTGGCGCGGTCGTTGCGGAAGCGGTGGAAGCGGCTGAAGCGCCGGTTCGGCGGGGCTTGA
- the greA gene encoding transcription elongation factor GreA, producing MEKIPMTAGGYADLERELHRRKAEERPRIIAAISEARAHGDLSENAEYHAAKEAQSHNEGRISELEDMIGRAEIIDVSKLSGKTIKFGATVKLVDEDTEEEKVYQIVGDAEADVKAGRISISSPIARALIGKTVGDSVEVAAPGGARAYEILEVAFR from the coding sequence ATGGAAAAGATCCCGATGACGGCCGGCGGCTACGCTGATCTCGAGCGTGAGCTGCACCGCCGCAAGGCCGAGGAGCGGCCCCGGATCATCGCTGCCATCTCCGAGGCGCGCGCGCACGGCGACTTGTCCGAGAACGCCGAATACCATGCCGCCAAGGAGGCCCAGAGCCACAACGAGGGCCGCATCTCCGAGCTCGAGGACATGATCGGCCGTGCCGAGATCATCGACGTCTCCAAGCTCTCCGGCAAGACGATCAAGTTCGGTGCCACGGTGAAGCTCGTCGACGAGGACACCGAGGAGGAGAAGGTCTACCAGATCGTCGGCGACGCCGAGGCCGACGTGAAGGCCGGCCGCATCTCGATCTCCTCGCCGATCGCCCGCGCCCTGATCGGCAAGACCGTCGGCGACAGCGTCGAGGTCGCGGCCCCGGGCGGCGCGCGTGCCTACGAGATCCTCGAGGTCGCCTTCCGCTGA